AGAGGGTGTAGAGCACGTGCTGGATGAGAGCCAGCGAGTCCTTCATCGAGCGGGGCGGTACGCGAAGGGAGTGTGGTCCGAGCTGGGCGGGAGCGGTAGATCGTTCCGCGCTCGCTCGAACGGGTGAACTGGGGGTATCTCCCCTGGTCAGCCCTATCGCCGTACGTACCGTGATGGCGTTGCTTGTGCCCCAAGCACGCCCGGCCCACACTTGAGGAGGTGACGCCCCCCATGACCGCTCTTGCGCACGAGAGGCCCGAAACAATCATGCCTGAGACCAGGACCGAGTCCGCGTCCGCGGCCGAGAACGGCCGCGAGCTGGACGAGGTCGTGTGGCAGGCATGGAAGGCCATGGAACTCCCCGAGGGCTACCGCGCTGAGATCATTGAGGGAGCCATCGAGGTGTCGCCCACCGGACGCTTTTCGCATGCGCAGGTCGTCAATCGCCTGCGGGACGCCCTGGCGATCTTTCTGCACGGGAGCGAGCACGGTGCCTGGAACGACACGAACGTGATCCACGCACGCAGGGCGTGGATTCCGGACGGGCTCGTAGCTCCTCGGGACGAGGAGTTGACCGAGGCGGAGGACGGCCTCGGCATCAAGGCTTCCGCGGTCGAGATGGTCGTCGAGGACGTGTCTCCCGGCAAGCGCAACCAGGACCGTGACCGCGTCCGCAAGCGCCGCGAGTACGCCCGCGCAGGCATCCCCGTGTACGTCATCATCGACGACTACGACGGCCAGGGCGCCGTCACCCTCTTCACCGGCCCTCGCCCCGACAAGGCCGACTGGGAGGACATCCACCGCGTTCCCTACGGCACCGACGTCACCATCCCCGAAGGGCCCGCCAAGGGATTCGTGATCGGCGAGGGGATCACGGGGCCGAAGCGGGGCTGAACCGGGGCCGCGAGCGGAGCCTCAGTCCGGCGCTGCCGTAGGCGCCGTCGAAGAGACGACATGGCGGAATCGCGAGATTACCGGGAGACCAGGCCGGCCGCGGAGCCGTATGCGGTCGTGCACCGGTAGGGGTTCATTCGGCGCTCTCCGGCTCGGTGACGGTGACGTACGAGTAGTCCTCGCCGCTGGTGAAACGGGAGTTGCCGTACGTGTCCACGGCTACCACGGCCCAGCGGACCGTCGCGCCCTGCGGCGAGTCGATCTCGTCGGCGAAGAACAGCCTCGGCTCGTCCTCATAGGTCTGCCACACCTGACCCCAGCGGCCGTACCGCCAGTCGCCGTCAACGAGTTCGCCCCGGTAGACGTCGTAATGGTCGACGTCCTCCTCGGGGTTGCGGTCCCACGCCAGTTCGATGTCCGTGCCGTTCATGGCGCCGCGCAGCCCGGTGACGGCTCCGGGAGCGAGCCCGGTGCCCGGCGCGGTGCAAGTGACCGGTGCCGATGCAACGGACTCCTGGGCCTGGGTGTCCACGGCGGTCACCGTGTACGTGTACGAGGTGCTCTGCCGGACGCCGGTGTCGCTGTAGGACGTCTGCGTGGCGCGGACCTCGTCGATGAACCGGCCGTTCCGGTAGATCCGGAAGTGCCCGAGATCCCGTGCGACGGGCGTGGTGGGCGCCTTCCACGTCAGTGTGATGCCGCTGCCGGCAGCTGCCGTGGCCGTCAGGCCGGTGGGCGCGGAGGGCGCGTAGTCGCCCCGCTCGATCCGGTCGTACGCCGACTTCGCGGACTTGTTGCCGACGGAGTCGACGGCGGTGACCCAGTAGGTGTAGGCACGGCGCTCCTCGACCGCCGTGTCCAGCCAGAAGGTGGTCGTCACCCTGGCGACCTGGACGACGGGGTTGTCGCCACCGTCGTCATCCCGCCGCCGGTGGACGAGATACTCCGCAGCTCCGGGGACCGCGTTCCAGGTCACCGTGACGCCGGCCTGGCCGTCGGTCGCCGTGACTCCGGAGGGAACCGGTGGCGGCGTCCTGTCGGCCGTCGTGACCGAACGATCGGTGCTGCCGATCGATTCGTTGCCGGCCTTGTCGTGGGCCCGGACCTCGTAGTGGTACGTGTCTCCGGTCGCGGGCGGCGTGTCGGTGTACGAGGCCGCTGTCGTAGTGGTCAGCCTCTTCCAGGCGTCGGTGCTCTGGAGACGGCGATAGACGCGGTACCCCGCGAGGTCCATCTCCTTGTTCTTCGACCAGGTGAGCTTGGCCTTGCCGGTGGTCTTGTCGTACGCGACGGAGATGCCCGTCGGGGCAAGCGGCTTGACCTTGTCGACGGTGGCGGAGGTGCGGGGCGCGTAGCCGAAGGCGACGTTCGCCGTGCCGGTCCAGTTGACGTAGTCGATGCGCAGGGTGTGCTTGCCGGACGGGATGGTGACGTTGACGGTCTTCTTCACCGTCGACGACACGTTCTTCCAGAGGTCCACCTTGCGGGTGCCGTCGAGGTAGACGCGGATGCCGTCCTGGGCCGCGGCCGAGAACGCGAAGGGGCCGCCGGAGCCGAAGTCCCGCGTCACGCTCCAGCGGACGCCGAAGTTGTTCGACGGCAGGCCCGAAGCGGGGGCGCCCGTGCCCCAGTTCTCGGCAATCTTCGAGTCACAGTCCGTCTTTTTCGGTGTGCCCGAGAATGTGGTGTTCGCGAAGAACTGCCGCTTATGGACGGGCGATGCGCAGCTCACCGCCGCCTCGGCGGCGGGCGCGGCGGCGAGCAGGGTGCCGGCGGTGGTGACCGCCAGGGTCGCCGCGAGCGTGGGTCCGAAGTGGTGCCGACGGACGGGTGTGACCGTTGTCATGCTCTTCCCTCGTCTGGATCGCTCCACGACAGCCGTGGGCGCCGAAGATCACGACTTACGGGAACCGCTGTGGGTTGTACGGGCGTGCGCATCGCGACCCCCGAAACGCTCGGCGTGCTCGACCGAGTACCGGTGCGTGTCTGCGAGTTGAGGGCCCGTCGGTCACCGGATCCATTCAATCGGCAGGCAAAATCTTCATCGCGCGAAGGTTTGGAAACGGCCACCGCATGACACCCTCTTGGTTTTCACTGGACTTCCACAGGGATGCTGTTGTCATCTCGTTAACCGGTACAACTTGACGCTGCATGCCGTCGCCGCGTTGGCTTTCAGCCACCTGGGTCGCAATGCTGCTCCCCGCCCGGAAGGCACCTGATGTGAACGCCCGTACTAACCGTAGGACCACCGTGCGTCGTACTGCCATAGCCCTGGCCGCCTCCGTGTCGGCCTTCTCCCTCGCCGCGTGCGGCGTCATCGGCGGAAGTGGGAGCAGCAGCTCCGCGGCCCCGAAGAAGGGCAACGACATCACGGTGGGCGTGCTGATGCCCCAGAAGGACATCGCCCGCTACGAGAAGTTCGACTACCCCATCATCAGGGACCAGGTGCGCGCCCTCACCAACAACGAGGGCAAGGTCGTCTACGCCAACGCCGAGGCGAAGGCGTCCAAGCAGACCGAGCAGTTCGAACAGATGATCGCCGACAAGGTGGACGTGGTGATCGTGGACGCGGTGGACGCCAAGGCCATCGCGCCGGCCGTGCAGAAGGCCAAGGACGCGGGCATCCCGGTCATCGCCTACGACCGGCTCGCACAGGGCCCGATCGACGCGTACATCTCCTTCGACAACGAACTGGTCGGCCAGGTGCAGGGTCGCGCCCTCGTCGAGGCATTCGGCGACAATGCCGCGAGCAGCAAGATCCTCATGATGAACGGCTCGCCCAGCGACCCGAACGCGGCGCAGTTCAAGGAGGGCGCGCTCAGCGAGCTCCAGGGCAAGGTGAACATCGTCAAGTCGTACGACGTCAAGGACTGGTCGCCGGAGATCGCCAAGCAGAACACCGCGGCGGCGATCCGGGCCATCGGCCTGAGCAACATCGCCGGGGTCTACTCGGCGAACGACAGCATGGCCGAAACCATCATCGACGCGCTGAAGGAGGCGGGCGTCAGCAAGGTCCCGCCGGTGACCGGACAGGACGCGGAGCTGGCGGCGGTACAGCGGATCCTCGCGGGCGAGCAGTACATGAGCGTGTACAAGCCGTACCCGCAGGAGGCGAACAACGCCGCCGAGATGGCGGTGGCCAAGGTCCAGGGCCGCTCGATCGAGTTCGACGCGCTGACCCGTGACAAGGTCGACAGCCCGACGCAGAAGGACATCCCGTCGATGCTGGTGCCGGTGGTCGCGCTCACGAAGGACAACATCAAGGACACGGTGATCCAGGACGGCATCTACACCGTCAAGGAGATCTGCACCGACAAGTACAAGGCGGACTGCTCGGCGAAGGGTCTGAAGTAACGCCTTTGAGGGGTACACCGACGAGCTGAGCGCGGCCGTACGGACCGCGGGAGCCCGGCGGGTGACCCCGGGGCCCACTGAGGTCCCGCTCCAGGGCGTCCGGGCTCCTCGGCACCGGGTCCGGCGGCCAGGGCTGCTCCTCGGCAGGGCACGCGGTCGCCGGTCGCCCGACGCGGTGCGCGTGAGCTCCCGTCAGCTTGGTGCGGCGGGAGAAGCGGAGGTGGGGAGAATCCTGGTCGTTCACGGGCATTTCCGGGCGTGAGGGCGGCTGAGCCGTGTTGCGGAGGCGGGCGGCTCCGCGCATAGTTGCGCTGCGAAGGCGTGCGGGGCGACACGGACGGCGTGTCCGGGCACGTGGCGTACGTCGCCGGTGGGCTGCGTCGCGCAGCGCACTGGAGCCGGGAGTTGCAGCCAGGGGTGGAAGATGGCCGGGCACGGGACGGACACGCATCCGCACGGCGCTGACCGGCTCTGCGAGGCCGGGAACCGCGTGTACTCCCGGGCCGTGCGCCGCGGCCGGGTGCCCCGTGCCGATGCCGGGCCGGTGCCTTGCCTGCTGGAGCTGGCGCTGCTGCACCCGGACCCCGACGACATGGACTGGCTGGTGCCGACCGCACCGCAGGAGGTCATGACCCGGCTGCTGCGCGGTGTGCACGAGGAGGTCAGTGCGAGCCAGGCGCGGGTCGGGGCGGCGGTGGCCGCGGTCGAGTGGTACGCCGGGCTCGGCGGTCGTGAGCAGGGGCCCGCGGAGGGCGTGGCGATTCGTGTCCTGGACGGGCTCACGCGGATCCGCGCGGCGATGGACGAGGCGACGGAGCGGTGCACGACCGAGGTGCTGACGGTGCAGCCGGGCGGCATCCGTCGCGAGGACGAACTCGCCGAGGGCCTGCCCCGGGCGCTGGAGATGCGCCGCCGGGGCGTACGCATGCGCGACCTGTACACGCATGTCGCCCGGCACGGCCAGGGCCTGTACACCTACATGGAGCTGATGGGCGACGCGGCTCAGGCGCGCACCCTCGACGAGGTGCCCGAGCGCCTGATCCTCTTCGACCGCACCGTCGCCTTCATCCCGGCGAACACGGATCGCACGATCGCGCTGGAACTGCGCCATCCGGCCCTGATCGAGTACCTGGTCACCGTCTTCGATCGCCTGTGGCGCCTGGCGATCCCGCTGACCTCGCCGCTCCCGGAGACGGGCATCGACGGCATCACCCACCGGGAACGCTCGATCGCGGCGCTGCTCGCGGAGGGCCACCAGGACGCGGTGGTCGCCGAACGCCTGGGCATCAGCGTCCGCACCTGCCGGGCGCACATCGCCCGGCTCTCGGAGACCCTGGGCGCGGCCAGCCGTACGCAGTTGGGCGTCCGTATCGCCCAGGCGGGCCTGGACGGCCCCCTGCGCTCGTCCGAACTGCTCCCGGTCACGGCTCCGGGCGCTCCGGAATCCCCGACCGGCCTATGAGACGTTCACCCGGGGTGGGCGGGCGCCGGCGCCGGGGCCGGTCGACGGCGACGGTTCAGTTGCCTTGCTCCAGGATTCCCGACTGCGCTATGAGGTAGCCCAACTGGGCCCGGCTGCCGCTGCCCAGGGCCGCCGCGATCTTCGCTATGTGGGCGCGGCACGTGCGTACGTTCATGCCGAGGCGGCGGGCGATCGCCTCGTCGACGTGGCCCTCTATGAGCAGCTTGGCGATGGAGCGCTGCACCCCCGTGATGCCGTTGGTGTCGACATCGTTGGGCACCTCCTCGGTCAGCGGGACCGCACGCTGCCACAACTGCTCGAAGACCATGGCGAGATACCGCACCAGCGCGGGGTGGCGCACCTCCAGGGCCACGCGCCGGTCCTCGCTGGCCGGGATGAAGGCCACCGTCCGGTCGAAGATGATGAGCCGCTCTATCAGTTCCTCGAGCGTACGGACCTGGATCTTGCCGTCGGAGATGCGCTCCACGTACGCGAGGGTGCTCTGGCTGTGCCGGGCCGTGTGCTGGTACAGCGTCCGGATGCTGACCCCGCGGTCGGCGAGCGGCCGGTCGCGCTCCAGGGCCTCCATGAGGGTGTCGGCGGGACGGCCGCCCCCCGGCTGCACCGTCAGCATCTCCGTATGGCACTCCGCGGTGGCCGAGTTGAGTGCCCCGTTGATCCGGTCGAAGCCCTCCAGGACGGTGATCGAGTGGAGGCTCGCCTGAGGGCTCTGCGTGCTGATCGTGATGAACGGGTCGAAGGACTCCGTCAGTTCGATCGTCTGGCGCCGGCGATCCTGAATCTCGCGCTCCAGCGGGTGCAGTCGCTGGGCGAGCGCGACGGACGGGGGAACCGGGCGCAGCCAGTTGGCGTCGTCCGGGTCCGGGTGCAGCAGCGCGAACTCCAGCAGACATGGAGCGGGTTCCACCTCGGAGCGCGTGATCCGTCCTGAGCGCAGTGCGTTGGCGTAAAGCCGTGCTCCGTCGTCGCACAACTCAGTGACAGCGTGGGGATGTGTCGGTTTTGAGTTGTATGTGGTCATTTCTCCACCCCCCAGGGTCCTGAACGTGCAGGAACATGATGCATCGCCCCAGTGGCATTGACGTGCCTGAATGAGCCATCGTCTTGTGCAGCGGGGGAGAGGATTCCATCAAGTGAGGACGAAGCCGACTATGCGACCGAGATTGCTTGGTTCAGTTCTTGCAGCCGTCTTCTCCGCCGCCGTGGTTCTCGGTGCCCAGAGCGGCTCGGTTCTTGACGCCGGGCAGACCCGATCGGTGGTCCAGTCGGACAGCGGCTGGAACGCCGTGGCCACCAAGGCGGACAGCGGCTGGAACTTCGTGAACGCGGCCGGCCCGGCGGACAGCGGCTGGGACTCCGTGGGCGTGGCTGCCCCGGCGGACAGCGGCTGGAACAGCCTTCCCACGGACGCGGACGCATGACGATTCCCCCCGACGACCGCTCGTTCCGGCGCGAGATGGCCACCGCCTACCGCTCCGGCTGGCACTTCATCGACCTGGCCACCGCCATCCCCCACAGCGGCGACTCGTTGATGGTGACCGTGTTCGGGGAGCCCGTCGTGGTCACCCGTGACGAGGACGAGGACGTGCGGGCGTACCGGCTTCTGCGGCGGCCTCGGGGGGCGCCGCAGCCCGTGCGGTGCGCCATACGGTACGGAATGATCTTTGTGAACCTGGACCAGCGCGACCACCGGCTGGCCGAACCGGACAGTCCGGAAGTGAGGACCATCTCAGCCACCCCCCGCAGTGCCTGACGCGATTCCCCCGTCGTAACAGATCGCTCAGGTGCTTCCCCCCGCAGCGGCGTCACCGTGACCTGAACACGGTGACGCCGCTGCAGTTTTACGGGAAATATCGGGACATCGCCCGGAACGGAGCACGGCTGGAATCAGTCGTATCCCCGAAACCCGGCGATCGTTCGGCCGTCGGCCTCAGCCGCGCCCTTCGATCCCTGGCGATCGTTCGGTCTCCCGCCTCAGCCGCGCCCTTCGCACCCCGGTGATCGTTCGGCCTCCCGCCTCAGCCGCGCCCCAGTGCCCGGGTGAGGGCGATCTCGATCACCACGCGGGACGGGTTCGGCCTCGGCATCCGCCCGTAGCGCTCGGCGTAGCGCCGCACCGCCTCCGCGACCCGCTCCGGATCGGCGCAGACGGAAGCGCGGCCCTCCAGCGTCGCCCACCGCCGCCCGTCCACCTGGCAGACCGCGACCGGCGCCCCGTCCGGCCCGGCGGCCGCCACATGTCCCGCCTTCGCGCTCGCCTTGTCGGTGATCACCCGAGCGAGCCGCGCCTCGGGGTCGTATGTCACTCCGACGGGAACGACGTGCGGGCTGCCGTCCGGACGGAGGGTCGTCAGCGTGCACAGGTGCCGCTCCTGCCAGAACGTGAGGTATGCGGCGTCGGGTGCGCCCGGGTCTACGGAGTACGTGGCCATGGTTCCGGAACTTAGCCGTTCACCCTCCCGCCCGGCGCCTTGAGTGGAATAGACTCAACTTTGTGTACGTTGCCGTAGTCAGACTGGAAGCAGAGAGCTGAGCGCGGCCGACGCAAGGAGGAGAACGCGAACGTGGACGCCGAGCTGACCAACAGGAGCCGGGACGCGATCAACGCGGCCAGCAACCGGGCCGTGTCGGAGGGGCACCCGGACCTCACCCCCGGCCACCTGCTCCTCGCGCTGCTCGAGGGGCAGGACAACGAGAACATCATCGACCTCCTGGCCGCAGTGGACGCCGACCAGGCCTCCGTGCGGTCCGG
The Streptomyces sp. CGMCC 4.7035 DNA segment above includes these coding regions:
- a CDS encoding sugar ABC transporter substrate-binding protein, translating into MLLPARKAPDVNARTNRRTTVRRTAIALAASVSAFSLAACGVIGGSGSSSSAAPKKGNDITVGVLMPQKDIARYEKFDYPIIRDQVRALTNNEGKVVYANAEAKASKQTEQFEQMIADKVDVVIVDAVDAKAIAPAVQKAKDAGIPVIAYDRLAQGPIDAYISFDNELVGQVQGRALVEAFGDNAASSKILMMNGSPSDPNAAQFKEGALSELQGKVNIVKSYDVKDWSPEIAKQNTAAAIRAIGLSNIAGVYSANDSMAETIIDALKEAGVSKVPPVTGQDAELAAVQRILAGEQYMSVYKPYPQEANNAAEMAVAKVQGRSIEFDALTRDKVDSPTQKDIPSMLVPVVALTKDNIKDTVIQDGIYTVKEICTDKYKADCSAKGLK
- a CDS encoding helix-turn-helix transcriptional regulator encodes the protein MAGHGTDTHPHGADRLCEAGNRVYSRAVRRGRVPRADAGPVPCLLELALLHPDPDDMDWLVPTAPQEVMTRLLRGVHEEVSASQARVGAAVAAVEWYAGLGGREQGPAEGVAIRVLDGLTRIRAAMDEATERCTTEVLTVQPGGIRREDELAEGLPRALEMRRRGVRMRDLYTHVARHGQGLYTYMELMGDAAQARTLDEVPERLILFDRTVAFIPANTDRTIALELRHPALIEYLVTVFDRLWRLAIPLTSPLPETGIDGITHRERSIAALLAEGHQDAVVAERLGISVRTCRAHIARLSETLGAASRTQLGVRIAQAGLDGPLRSSELLPVTAPGAPESPTGL
- a CDS encoding pyridoxamine 5'-phosphate oxidase family protein, whose product is MATYSVDPGAPDAAYLTFWQERHLCTLTTLRPDGSPHVVPVGVTYDPEARLARVITDKASAKAGHVAAAGPDGAPVAVCQVDGRRWATLEGRASVCADPERVAEAVRRYAERYGRMPRPNPSRVVIEIALTRALGRG
- a CDS encoding fibronectin type III domain-containing protein; the protein is MTTVTPVRRHHFGPTLAATLAVTTAGTLLAAAPAAEAAVSCASPVHKRQFFANTTFSGTPKKTDCDSKIAENWGTGAPASGLPSNNFGVRWSVTRDFGSGGPFAFSAAAQDGIRVYLDGTRKVDLWKNVSSTVKKTVNVTIPSGKHTLRIDYVNWTGTANVAFGYAPRTSATVDKVKPLAPTGISVAYDKTTGKAKLTWSKNKEMDLAGYRVYRRLQSTDAWKRLTTTTAASYTDTPPATGDTYHYEVRAHDKAGNESIGSTDRSVTTADRTPPPVPSGVTATDGQAGVTVTWNAVPGAAEYLVHRRRDDDGGDNPVVQVARVTTTFWLDTAVEERRAYTYWVTAVDSVGNKSAKSAYDRIERGDYAPSAPTGLTATAAAGSGITLTWKAPTTPVARDLGHFRIYRNGRFIDEVRATQTSYSDTGVRQSTSYTYTVTAVDTQAQESVASAPVTCTAPGTGLAPGAVTGLRGAMNGTDIELAWDRNPEEDVDHYDVYRGELVDGDWRYGRWGQVWQTYEDEPRLFFADEIDSPQGATVRWAVVAVDTYGNSRFTSGEDYSYVTVTEPESAE
- a CDS encoding helix-turn-helix transcriptional regulator, with amino-acid sequence MTTYNSKPTHPHAVTELCDDGARLYANALRSGRITRSEVEPAPCLLEFALLHPDPDDANWLRPVPPSVALAQRLHPLEREIQDRRRQTIELTESFDPFITISTQSPQASLHSITVLEGFDRINGALNSATAECHTEMLTVQPGGGRPADTLMEALERDRPLADRGVSIRTLYQHTARHSQSTLAYVERISDGKIQVRTLEELIERLIIFDRTVAFIPASEDRRVALEVRHPALVRYLAMVFEQLWQRAVPLTEEVPNDVDTNGITGVQRSIAKLLIEGHVDEAIARRLGMNVRTCRAHIAKIAAALGSGSRAQLGYLIAQSGILEQGN
- a CDS encoding Uma2 family endonuclease, with the translated sequence MPETRTESASAAENGRELDEVVWQAWKAMELPEGYRAEIIEGAIEVSPTGRFSHAQVVNRLRDALAIFLHGSEHGAWNDTNVIHARRAWIPDGLVAPRDEELTEAEDGLGIKASAVEMVVEDVSPGKRNQDRDRVRKRREYARAGIPVYVIIDDYDGQGAVTLFTGPRPDKADWEDIHRVPYGTDVTIPEGPAKGFVIGEGITGPKRG